The following coding sequences are from one Achromobacter sp. B7 window:
- a CDS encoding 4-hydroxythreonine-4-phosphate dehydrogenase PdxA, translating into MPQKPVVALTLGDPAGIGAELIARLLAQAEACERANIVLVGDAWLWREGQRVAGVDVPTEAVTSMAAVRARADTSRPAWLAMDTVRPDQVTVGQAGAAGGASVLRVLNACMDAARDGHIDAICFAPLNKFAMKQGGLKHDDELHHFAQYLGVTGTFCEFNTLGDLWTSRVSSHIPLKDAAAALSVDRIKAATRLIYRSLQANGIAQPRVAVAAFNPHGGDGGTCGREEVDIIEPAVRQLNQEGLPIAGPFPADTIFLKAQAGQFQAIVTMYHDQGQIAIKLLGFSRGVTVQGGLPIPITTPAHGTAYDIAGQGRANVDATWQAFLIACRMGASTGASHRASLV; encoded by the coding sequence ATGCCGCAAAAACCCGTGGTGGCCTTGACGCTGGGCGACCCGGCCGGCATCGGCGCCGAACTGATCGCGCGCTTGCTGGCGCAAGCCGAGGCCTGCGAACGCGCCAATATCGTGCTGGTGGGCGATGCCTGGCTGTGGCGCGAAGGCCAGCGCGTGGCCGGCGTGGACGTGCCCACCGAAGCGGTGACCAGCATGGCGGCAGTGCGGGCCCGCGCCGACACAAGCCGGCCCGCGTGGCTGGCCATGGACACCGTGCGCCCCGACCAGGTGACCGTGGGGCAGGCCGGTGCGGCGGGCGGCGCGTCGGTATTGCGCGTACTGAACGCCTGCATGGACGCGGCGCGCGACGGGCATATCGACGCCATCTGCTTTGCGCCCTTGAACAAGTTCGCCATGAAGCAGGGCGGCTTGAAGCACGACGATGAACTGCACCACTTTGCGCAGTACCTGGGCGTGACGGGCACCTTCTGTGAATTCAATACGTTGGGCGACTTGTGGACGTCGCGCGTGTCGTCGCACATTCCCTTGAAGGACGCCGCCGCCGCGTTAAGCGTGGACCGCATCAAGGCCGCAACGCGCCTGATCTACCGGTCGTTGCAGGCCAACGGCATCGCCCAGCCGCGTGTGGCGGTCGCGGCGTTCAACCCCCACGGCGGCGACGGCGGCACGTGCGGGCGCGAAGAAGTCGACATCATCGAACCCGCCGTGCGGCAGCTGAACCAGGAAGGCTTGCCCATCGCCGGACCGTTTCCCGCCGACACGATTTTCCTGAAGGCGCAGGCGGGCCAGTTCCAGGCAATTGTCACGATGTACCACGACCAGGGGCAGATCGCGATCAAGCTGCTGGGCTTTTCGCGCGGGGTCACCGTGCAGGGCGGCCTGCCCATCCCCATCACCACGCCGGCGCACGGCACGGCGTATGACATCGCCGGCCAGGGCCGCGCCAACGTGGACGCTACCTGGCAGGCGTTTCTGATTGCGTGCCGTATGGGTGCGTCCACGGGTGCGTCGCACCGAGCTTCCCTTGTTTGA
- a CDS encoding tripartite tricarboxylate transporter substrate binding protein translates to MKIRILAATAALAAGTLCLSASAFAQTPRADWPTKPLRLLVGSAPGGGTDAMARAVADRLGPMLGQTVVVENKPGASNTLAADLASKSADNHTMVMGVSTAHAIAPHLLKLAYDNDRDLTPVVFVGAVPNILVVNNQVPADSVQALIALLKRRPGELNFASSGSGSTQHIAAELFKDATGVQMTHIPYRGSGPAMVDLMGGQVQIAFETASSVIPHIKSGKVRALAVLSARRNPQLPDVPTMAEAGVPGVEMSAWYGIYMPTATPAAIQTRIHDDVNRILAMPETQARLLAIGADITPMSQAQFAQFHNAENQRYAGIIKKNHISVE, encoded by the coding sequence ATGAAGATCCGCATATTGGCGGCGACGGCCGCATTGGCCGCGGGCACCCTGTGCCTGTCGGCATCCGCGTTCGCCCAGACGCCGCGCGCCGACTGGCCGACCAAGCCGCTACGCCTGCTGGTGGGGTCCGCACCCGGCGGTGGCACGGACGCCATGGCGCGCGCCGTGGCCGACCGGCTGGGGCCGATGCTGGGCCAGACCGTGGTCGTGGAAAACAAGCCGGGCGCATCCAACACGCTGGCCGCCGATCTGGCCTCCAAGTCCGCCGACAACCACACGATGGTGATGGGCGTGTCCACCGCCCACGCCATCGCCCCGCATCTGCTGAAGCTGGCCTACGACAACGACCGCGACCTGACGCCCGTGGTGTTCGTGGGCGCGGTGCCGAACATCCTGGTGGTCAACAACCAGGTGCCGGCCGACTCGGTGCAGGCGCTGATTGCGCTGCTGAAGCGTCGTCCGGGTGAATTGAACTTTGCCAGCAGTGGTTCGGGCAGCACGCAACACATCGCGGCCGAACTCTTCAAGGATGCCACCGGCGTGCAGATGACGCACATTCCGTATCGCGGCAGCGGCCCGGCCATGGTGGACCTGATGGGCGGGCAGGTGCAGATCGCTTTCGAAACCGCGTCGTCGGTCATCCCGCACATCAAGAGCGGCAAGGTGCGCGCGCTGGCGGTGCTGAGCGCGCGGCGCAACCCGCAGCTACCCGACGTGCCGACGATGGCCGAGGCCGGCGTGCCCGGCGTCGAAATGAGCGCCTGGTACGGCATCTACATGCCCACCGCCACGCCGGCAGCCATCCAGACACGCATTCACGACGACGTGAACCGCATTCTGGCCATGCCCGAGACGCAGGCGCGGCTGTTGGCCATTGGCGCGGACATCACCCCGATGAGCCAGGCGCAGTTCGCGCAGTTCCATAACGCCGAAAACCAGCGCTACGCCGGCATCATCAAAAAGAACCACATTTCCGTGGAGTGA
- a CDS encoding LysR family transcriptional regulator, whose product MERNLNVPALLSRLRMRQIVLLLAIDERGTLRAAAAQLNMTQSAASKMLHELELALGQPLFERVGRGLALTPAGVCVMGYFRGMRGTMSSLARELDELRLGSAGKLFIGSIMAASPGHLTDALLRLKQTYPLLAVEIATGTSDLLIAQLNEGKLDVVIGRMLTLSDRNYVFRPIGDEALSVIAAVDHPLAGQKRLAFDAMLAYPWILQPHGSPMRDVIEQEFRSHNVATPPGLIESASILTTTNLAMKSHMLGVIPESVASRYAAHGLLAILPYQIRQSLTEFGSIVPRDRPLSAAGQHFVDLLHDIQR is encoded by the coding sequence ATGGAACGCAACTTGAATGTGCCCGCCCTGCTGTCGCGGCTGCGCATGCGCCAGATCGTGCTGCTGCTGGCTATCGACGAACGCGGCACGCTGCGCGCGGCGGCGGCGCAGCTGAACATGACGCAGTCGGCCGCCAGCAAAATGCTGCACGAACTGGAATTGGCGTTGGGGCAGCCCCTGTTTGAACGGGTGGGTCGCGGGCTGGCGCTGACGCCCGCCGGCGTATGCGTGATGGGCTACTTTCGCGGCATGCGCGGCACCATGTCGTCGCTGGCGCGCGAGCTGGATGAATTGCGGCTGGGCAGCGCGGGCAAACTCTTCATCGGCAGCATCATGGCGGCCTCGCCCGGCCACCTGACCGACGCCTTGCTGCGCCTGAAGCAGACCTATCCGCTGCTGGCCGTGGAAATTGCCACGGGCACCAGCGACCTGCTGATCGCGCAGCTGAACGAAGGCAAGCTGGATGTGGTGATCGGCCGCATGCTGACCCTGTCGGACCGCAACTACGTGTTCCGGCCCATCGGCGACGAGGCGCTGTCGGTGATCGCGGCGGTGGACCATCCGCTGGCCGGGCAAAAGCGCCTGGCGTTCGACGCCATGTTGGCGTATCCCTGGATCTTGCAGCCGCACGGCAGCCCGATGCGCGATGTGATCGAACAGGAATTCCGGTCGCACAACGTGGCCACGCCGCCGGGGCTGATCGAGTCCGCGTCCATTTTGACCACCACCAACCTGGCGATGAAGTCGCACATGCTGGGGGTGATTCCCGAATCGGTGGCCAGCCGGTATGCGGCGCACGGGCTGCTGGCCATCCTGCCCTACCAGATACGCCAGTCGCTGACCGAGTTCGGCAGCATCGTCCCGCGCGACCGCCCATTAAGCGCGGCGGGCCAGCATTTTGTGGACCTGCTGCACGATATTCAACGATGA
- a CDS encoding zinc ribbon domain-containing protein YjdM yields the protein MSALPACPKCQSEYTYEDGGNYVCPECAHEWSIAAGDDTAATEDARVYRDSAGNVLQDGDTITVIKDLKLKGSGGVVKMGTKVKGIRLVDSDHDIECKIDGFGQMSLKSEFVKKV from the coding sequence GTGAGTGCCCTGCCCGCCTGTCCGAAATGCCAATCCGAATACACCTACGAAGACGGCGGCAACTACGTCTGCCCGGAGTGCGCGCATGAATGGTCCATCGCGGCCGGCGATGACACCGCAGCCACCGAGGACGCCCGCGTCTACCGCGATTCGGCCGGCAACGTGCTGCAGGACGGCGACACCATCACCGTCATCAAGGACTTGAAGCTCAAGGGCTCGGGCGGCGTGGTCAAGATGGGCACGAAGGTCAAGGGCATCCGCCTGGTCGACAGCGACCACGACATCGAGTGCAAGATCGACGGCTTTGGCCAGATGAGCCTGAAGTCGGAATTCGTGAAGAAGGTCTAG
- a CDS encoding FixH family protein: MTTASSLPTPKPWYREPWPWILMAGPFAAMIGCFITIYFAYSNFTHEPIQDGVVKRGLVIEQVAPRASEGARAAQANP, encoded by the coding sequence ATGACAACCGCCTCATCCCTGCCCACGCCCAAGCCCTGGTACCGCGAGCCCTGGCCGTGGATCCTGATGGCCGGCCCCTTCGCGGCCATGATCGGATGCTTCATCACGATCTACTTCGCCTACAGCAACTTCACCCACGAGCCGATCCAGGACGGCGTGGTCAAGCGCGGCCTGGTGATCGAACAGGTCGCACCCCGGGCAAGCGAGGGCGCACGCGCCGCGCAAGCCAACCCTTAA
- the ccoG gene encoding cytochrome c oxidase accessory protein CcoG, with amino-acid sequence MDEGSTASVGTQPGGDPPPWRPHTRPPRPGAETLEQTLAGVRSKIYPRSVSGNFARWRIAFVFITQLIFYGLPWLQWNGRQAVLFDLGARKFYLFGLVLWPQDVVYLAVLLVISALALFLFTAVAGRLFCGYACPQTVYTEIFMWIERKVEGDRIARIRLDEAPWSLHKARVKITKHVLWIALAWWTGSTFIGYFAPIRELGHELFTLQLGPWQWFWMLFYGFATWGNAGFMRESVCKYMCPYARFQSVMVDPDTFVVTYDKRRGDPRGGRSRKVDHKAAGLGDCVDCSLCVQVCPTGIDIRDGLQYMCIGCGACIDACEQVMDKMQYEPGLIRYTSDRAMQDGLSAKSARSHLLRPRVLIYGTLILILAVAFVASLAMRNPLRVDVIRDRGALGREVAGGQIENVYRLQIINTSDTAMRLRLSADGMPGLQVMAGRQGSDMVDVEPAANKLVPMVIRAPAGVEPGAHPITLRARGHDGENRSIQTDEAASFYVPD; translated from the coding sequence ATGGATGAAGGGTCAACCGCAAGCGTCGGCACGCAGCCTGGCGGCGACCCGCCGCCCTGGCGCCCGCACACACGTCCGCCTCGTCCCGGGGCCGAAACCCTGGAGCAGACGCTGGCCGGCGTGCGCAGCAAGATCTATCCGCGATCCGTCAGCGGCAACTTTGCCCGCTGGCGCATCGCGTTTGTCTTCATCACGCAGCTGATCTTCTACGGCTTGCCCTGGCTGCAATGGAACGGCCGCCAAGCCGTGCTGTTCGACCTGGGCGCGCGCAAGTTCTATCTGTTCGGCCTGGTGCTGTGGCCGCAAGACGTGGTGTACCTGGCCGTGCTGCTGGTCATCTCGGCGCTGGCGCTGTTCCTGTTCACCGCCGTCGCCGGCCGACTGTTCTGCGGCTACGCCTGTCCGCAAACCGTCTACACCGAAATCTTCATGTGGATCGAGCGCAAGGTCGAAGGCGACCGCATCGCCCGCATCCGTCTGGACGAAGCACCCTGGAGCCTGCACAAGGCGCGCGTAAAGATCACCAAGCATGTGCTGTGGATTGCGCTGGCCTGGTGGACGGGGTCGACCTTCATCGGCTATTTCGCGCCGATCCGCGAACTGGGCCACGAATTGTTCACGCTGCAACTCGGCCCGTGGCAATGGTTCTGGATGTTGTTCTATGGCTTTGCCACCTGGGGCAACGCCGGCTTCATGCGCGAATCCGTGTGCAAGTACATGTGCCCCTATGCCCGCTTCCAAAGCGTCATGGTGGACCCGGACACCTTTGTGGTTACGTATGACAAGCGCCGGGGCGACCCGCGCGGCGGGCGCTCGCGCAAAGTGGATCACAAGGCGGCCGGCCTGGGCGACTGTGTCGATTGCAGCCTGTGCGTGCAAGTGTGCCCCACCGGCATCGACATCCGCGACGGCCTGCAATACATGTGCATCGGCTGCGGCGCCTGTATCGACGCCTGCGAGCAGGTCATGGACAAGATGCAGTACGAACCCGGCCTGATTCGCTACACCTCCGACCGCGCCATGCAGGATGGCCTGAGCGCCAAAAGCGCGCGCTCGCATCTGCTGCGCCCGCGCGTGCTGATCTACGGCACGCTGATCCTGATACTGGCCGTGGCCTTTGTGGCGTCGCTGGCCATGCGCAACCCCTTGCGGGTCGACGTCATCCGTGACCGGGGCGCCTTGGGCCGCGAAGTGGCCGGCGGGCAGATCGAAAACGTCTACCGCCTGCAAATCATCAACACGTCGGACACCGCCATGCGGTTGCGCCTGTCGGCGGACGGCATGCCGGGCCTGCAAGTGATGGCCGGGCGCCAAGGGTCCGACATGGTTGACGTGGAGCCGGCCGCCAACAAGCTGGTGCCCATGGTGATCCGCGCGCCTGCCGGCGTGGAGCCGGGCGCCCATCCCATCACGCTGCGCGCGCGCGGCCACGACGGCGAAAACCGGTCCATCCAGACCGACGAAGCCGCCAGTTTCTACGTACCCGATTAA
- the ccoP gene encoding cytochrome-c oxidase, cbb3-type subunit III, giving the protein MSDFVNGFWGIFISVVAVGGVVWCVWLLYTQRRWLGAKPAAGQVEDTGHVWDGDLTELNNPVPTWWTWMYLLACLFALGYLFFMPGLGSYKGQLGYSSTEEVARQQAKMAEAVRPIYARFETMTVPQIAQDTGAREIGQRLFLNNCAQCHGSDAKGGPSFPNLTDGDWLHGGSPETIMKTIKEGRHGVMPPWKAAIDAKTAGDIAQYVRSLSGLTADPVRVFRGKREFGNFCVACHGVDGKGNQLVGAPNLTDDVWLYGSSEASIVKTILDGRDNRMPAHEHILNPEQIKVLTAWVWGLSNKPEAGGQAAVGTAAVDTAAVGTAAVGTAAVGTAAVGGTTAVK; this is encoded by the coding sequence ATGAGCGATTTCGTCAATGGCTTCTGGGGCATTTTCATTTCGGTCGTTGCCGTGGGCGGCGTGGTCTGGTGCGTGTGGCTGCTGTATACGCAGCGCCGCTGGCTGGGCGCCAAGCCGGCCGCCGGGCAGGTGGAAGACACCGGCCACGTCTGGGACGGCGACCTGACCGAACTGAACAATCCTGTTCCCACGTGGTGGACGTGGATGTACCTGCTGGCGTGCCTGTTCGCGCTGGGCTATCTGTTCTTCATGCCCGGCCTGGGTTCGTACAAGGGCCAGCTGGGCTACAGCAGCACCGAGGAAGTGGCGCGGCAGCAGGCCAAGATGGCCGAGGCCGTGCGCCCCATCTACGCGCGTTTTGAAACGATGACCGTGCCGCAGATCGCGCAGGACACGGGCGCCCGTGAAATCGGCCAGCGCCTGTTCCTGAACAACTGCGCGCAGTGCCATGGCTCGGACGCCAAGGGCGGCCCCAGCTTTCCCAACCTGACCGATGGTGACTGGCTGCACGGCGGTTCGCCCGAAACCATCATGAAGACCATCAAGGAAGGGCGCCATGGCGTGATGCCGCCGTGGAAGGCCGCCATCGATGCCAAGACGGCCGGCGACATCGCGCAGTATGTGCGGTCCTTGTCGGGGCTAACGGCGGACCCGGTGCGCGTGTTTCGTGGCAAGCGCGAGTTCGGCAACTTCTGCGTCGCCTGTCACGGTGTGGACGGCAAGGGCAACCAGCTGGTGGGCGCGCCCAACCTGACGGACGACGTGTGGCTGTATGGCTCGTCGGAAGCCTCCATCGTCAAGACCATCCTGGACGGTCGCGACAACCGCATGCCGGCGCACGAACACATCCTGAATCCCGAGCAGATCAAGGTGTTGACGGCGTGGGTATGGGGCTTGTCGAACAAGCCGGAAGCGGGCGGGCAGGCGGCGGTCGGCACCGCGGCGGTCGATACCGCGGCGGTCGGTACCGCGGCGGTCGGCACCGCGGCGGTCGGTACCGCCGCGGTCGGCGGCACCACGGCGGTCAAGTAA
- a CDS encoding CcoQ/FixQ family Cbb3-type cytochrome c oxidase assembly chaperone has protein sequence MLGILSAFITAISMATFFGIVWWACSRGRQSANRESAMLPFALPDEFGQAQQDGANRS, from the coding sequence ATGCTGGGCATCCTGAGCGCATTCATTACCGCCATTTCCATGGCGACCTTTTTCGGCATCGTCTGGTGGGCCTGCTCGCGCGGGCGCCAGAGCGCCAATCGCGAATCGGCCATGTTGCCGTTCGCACTGCCCGATGAATTCGGACAGGCACAACAAGATGGAGCGAATCGGTCATGA
- the ccoO gene encoding cytochrome-c oxidase, cbb3-type subunit II: MANKKTGFFSHQTLEKNIGWMIIASILVVSFAGLVQIIPLFFQHSTTQPVAGVEPYSPLRLMGRDVYIREGCVGCHSQQVRVLAAEVQRYGSYSTAAESVFDHPFLWGSKRTGPDLARVGERYSDDWHRIHLRDPRKVVPESNMPAYPWLQKTVITGQNVSERMLALRKLGVPYTDEQIAGAPKAIEGKTEEDALVDYLQSLGVGVRRAKQAEEARAAEAAKKAAAQSAAQPVAQPVAQPAAQAAVPAASGG, encoded by the coding sequence ATGGCCAACAAAAAAACTGGCTTCTTTTCTCACCAGACGCTTGAGAAGAACATCGGCTGGATGATCATCGCCAGCATCCTGGTGGTGTCCTTCGCGGGCCTGGTGCAGATCATTCCGCTGTTCTTTCAGCACAGCACGACGCAGCCGGTGGCGGGCGTCGAGCCCTACAGCCCGCTGCGGCTGATGGGCCGCGACGTGTACATCCGTGAAGGCTGCGTGGGCTGCCACTCGCAACAGGTGCGCGTGCTGGCCGCCGAGGTGCAGCGCTACGGTTCGTATTCGACGGCCGCCGAATCGGTCTTCGATCATCCGTTCCTGTGGGGTTCCAAGCGCACCGGGCCCGACCTGGCGCGCGTGGGCGAACGCTATTCCGACGACTGGCACCGCATCCACTTGCGCGACCCGCGCAAGGTGGTGCCCGAATCGAACATGCCCGCGTATCCGTGGTTGCAAAAGACGGTGATCACCGGTCAGAACGTATCCGAACGCATGCTTGCCCTGCGCAAGCTGGGCGTGCCTTACACGGACGAGCAGATCGCCGGCGCGCCCAAGGCCATCGAGGGCAAGACGGAAGAAGACGCGCTGGTCGATTACCTGCAAAGCCTGGGCGTGGGCGTGCGCCGCGCCAAGCAGGCCGAAGAGGCCCGGGCGGCCGAAGCGGCGAAGAAGGCCGCCGCGCAATCGGCTGCACAACCCGTTGCACAACCCGTTGCACAACCCGCTGCACAAGCCGCCGTGCCGGCGGCTTCGGGAGGCTGA
- the ccoN gene encoding cytochrome-c oxidase, cbb3-type subunit I → MNDCPAIASKADTFNYKIVRQFALMTVVWGIVGMAVGVFIAAQLIWPQLNFDTAWLSYGRLRPLHTNAVIFAFGGSALFTTSYYVVQRTCQARLFCDKLAAFTFWGWQIVIVAAAITLPMGFTSSKEYAELEWPIDILITLVWVAYAIVFFGTIIKRRSKHIYVANWFFGSYILTIAILHIFNNIEMPVSMWKSYSAYAGVQDAMVQWWYGHNAVGFFLTTSFLGMMYYFVPKQAGRPIYSYRLSIVHFWALAFTYMWAGPHHLLYTSLPDWTQSLGMTFSLILLAPSWGGMINGIMTLQGAWYKLRTDPILKFMVTALSFYGMSTFEGSMMSIRTVNALSHYTDWTIGHVHSGALGWVAMISFGSLYYLIPRLYGREKMYSVKAIELHFWIATIGVVLYIAAMWIAGVQQGLMWRDTASDGTLVYSFVEELKTRVPYYLIRLLGGTLFLSGVFVMAWNVWKTVRGAQPVNPAIPLDDPHAARPSVAAPAAPAVPATV, encoded by the coding sequence ATGAACGATTGCCCCGCAATCGCAAGCAAGGCCGATACCTTCAACTACAAGATCGTGAGGCAGTTCGCGCTCATGACGGTGGTGTGGGGAATAGTCGGCATGGCTGTGGGCGTATTTATCGCCGCGCAGCTGATTTGGCCGCAGTTGAATTTCGACACCGCATGGCTCAGCTACGGCCGCCTGCGCCCGCTGCACACCAACGCGGTGATCTTCGCCTTTGGCGGCAGCGCTCTGTTCACGACGTCGTACTACGTTGTCCAGCGCACCTGTCAGGCGCGCTTGTTCTGCGACAAGCTGGCCGCCTTCACGTTCTGGGGCTGGCAGATCGTCATCGTCGCCGCCGCGATCACCTTGCCCATGGGCTTTACCAGCAGCAAGGAATACGCCGAACTGGAATGGCCCATCGACATCCTGATCACCTTGGTCTGGGTCGCCTACGCCATCGTGTTCTTCGGCACCATCATCAAGCGCCGGTCCAAGCACATCTACGTGGCCAACTGGTTCTTCGGCTCGTACATCCTGACCATCGCCATCCTGCACATCTTCAACAACATCGAAATGCCGGTGTCGATGTGGAAGTCGTACTCGGCGTACGCCGGCGTGCAGGACGCCATGGTGCAGTGGTGGTACGGCCATAACGCGGTGGGCTTTTTCCTGACCACCAGCTTCCTGGGCATGATGTATTACTTCGTGCCCAAGCAGGCCGGCCGCCCCATCTATTCCTACCGCCTGTCCATCGTCCACTTCTGGGCGCTGGCCTTCACGTACATGTGGGCGGGTCCGCACCACTTGCTGTACACGTCGCTGCCTGACTGGACGCAATCGCTGGGCATGACGTTTTCGCTGATCCTGCTGGCGCCGTCCTGGGGCGGGATGATCAACGGCATCATGACGCTGCAAGGCGCCTGGTACAAGCTGCGCACCGACCCGATCCTGAAGTTCATGGTCACCGCGCTGTCGTTCTACGGCATGTCCACGTTCGAAGGGTCGATGATGTCGATCCGCACCGTCAACGCGCTGTCGCACTACACGGACTGGACCATCGGCCACGTGCACTCCGGCGCGCTGGGCTGGGTCGCGATGATTTCCTTCGGCTCGCTCTACTACCTGATCCCGCGCCTGTATGGCCGCGAAAAGATGTACAGCGTGAAGGCCATTGAACTGCACTTCTGGATCGCCACCATCGGCGTGGTGCTGTACATCGCCGCGATGTGGATTGCCGGGGTGCAGCAGGGCCTGATGTGGCGCGACACGGCCTCCGACGGCACGCTGGTCTACAGCTTTGTCGAAGAACTGAAGACCCGGGTTCCGTACTACCTGATCCGCTTGCTGGGTGGCACCTTGTTCCTGTCGGGCGTGTTCGTGATGGCCTGGAACGTGTGGAAGACGGTGCGCGGCGCGCAGCCGGTCAACCCCGCCATTCCGCTTGACGATCCCCATGCCGCTCGCCCGTCGGTCGCCGCACCCGCCGCGCCCGCCGTGCCCGCCACTGTTTGA
- the ccoS gene encoding cbb3-type cytochrome oxidase assembly protein CcoS — translation MTILYLLLPLSLLFVLAIGVSLWWAVFNGQYDDTDNAGTAILRDDDSGRGSRG, via the coding sequence ATGACCATCCTCTATCTCTTGCTGCCCTTGTCGCTGCTGTTCGTGCTGGCCATCGGCGTATCGCTGTGGTGGGCCGTGTTCAACGGCCAGTACGACGATACCGACAACGCGGGCACGGCGATCCTGCGCGACGACGACAGCGGTCGCGGCTCGCGCGGCTAA
- a CDS encoding membrane protein, whose translation MRAKSIFAVPASLSDADRQQRRHALVRLSLAWLAMMQVMMFAWPGYLRHDSMPADALETLDWAIVLMNWASFALTIPVVLYSAWPIWRHAGDNLRHGRAGMDVPVALGIVAAFVPSVHATWTGRGDVYFDSVTMFVAFLLTARYLELCARQSFGDAAGGLRHQRVETQRLELGARADRLASRFVLAQVVLALAAAIGWAAIDPAHSLPVMVALLVMSCPCAMSMAVPTAMASAHSALAAHPTMSDAALGALLRRAREKARQNLYGSLIWHLLMTPLALLGWVQPWLAAITMLLSSLAVAYNSWRLCRRDWSVGSAPVGALEAAP comes from the coding sequence ATGCGAGCAAAATCGATTTTCGCCGTCCCGGCGTCCCTGTCCGACGCCGACCGCCAGCAACGCCGCCACGCCTTGGTGCGCCTGTCGCTGGCGTGGCTCGCCATGATGCAGGTCATGATGTTTGCGTGGCCCGGTTACCTACGCCATGACAGCATGCCCGCCGACGCGCTGGAAACGCTGGACTGGGCCATCGTGCTGATGAACTGGGCCAGCTTCGCCCTGACCATTCCCGTGGTGCTGTATTCGGCCTGGCCCATCTGGCGCCATGCCGGTGACAACCTGCGCCACGGCCGCGCGGGCATGGACGTGCCCGTTGCGTTGGGCATCGTGGCGGCGTTTGTTCCCAGCGTTCACGCCACCTGGACCGGGCGCGGCGACGTCTATTTCGATTCCGTCACGATGTTCGTGGCGTTCTTGCTGACCGCGCGCTACCTGGAACTGTGCGCCCGCCAATCCTTCGGCGACGCGGCGGGCGGCCTGCGGCATCAGCGCGTGGAAACCCAACGGCTGGAATTGGGCGCGCGCGCCGATCGGCTGGCCTCGCGCTTCGTGTTGGCGCAGGTGGTGCTGGCGCTGGCCGCCGCTATCGGCTGGGCGGCCATCGACCCCGCCCACAGCCTGCCCGTGATGGTGGCGCTGCTGGTCATGAGCTGCCCCTGTGCGATGTCGATGGCGGTGCCCACTGCCATGGCGTCCGCGCATTCGGCATTGGCCGCGCACCCGACCATGTCGGACGCCGCGCTGGGCGCGCTGCTGCGCCGCGCGCGCGAGAAAGCCCGCCAGAACCTGTACGGCTCGTTGATCTGGCATTTGCTGATGACGCCGCTGGCGTTGTTGGGCTGGGTGCAACCCTGGCTGGCCGCCATCACGATGCTGCTGTCCTCGCTGGCCGTGGCCTATAACTCGTGGCGCCTGTGCCGCCGCGACTGGTCGGTTGGCAGCGCACCCGTCGGCGCGCTGGAAGCCGCGCCATGA